A region of Anolis sagrei isolate rAnoSag1 chromosome 2, rAnoSag1.mat, whole genome shotgun sequence DNA encodes the following proteins:
- the LOC132765638 gene encoding zinc finger protein 154-like, producing the protein MEPTSNEAIEQGNCAAENESGILAVVQKTFQCLECGKNFQRAPSLLSHQRIHTGEKPYQCSKCGKCFSQRSSLTIHLRIHTGETPYRCPQCGKCFRQSSNLLKHEQLHAGVKPHLCAECGKRFAQRSNLLIHQRIHTGEMPYLCSECGQTFRQHRSLLIHQRFHRGYLLSGYNCPECGKSFMQSSDLVKHLRIHTGEMPYSCLHCGKNFRYVSNLNRHNRTHTGEKPHACRQCGECFSHLSSRNMHERIHTGERPYECAECGKVFISSSKLARHLRTHANQVSYICTTCGESFGQYSNLLKHKPLHKARSSGSKGKGT; encoded by the coding sequence ATGGAGCCCACCAGCAATGAAGCAATAGAGCAAGGAAACTGTGCTGCTGAGAATGAATCGGGCATTCTTGCCGTAGTCCAGAAGACCTTccaatgcctggaatgtgggaaaAACTTCCAAAGGGCCCCCAGTCTGTTGTCTCACCAGAGAATCCACACAGGCGAAAAGCCATACCAGTGCTCgaagtgtgggaaatgctttagTCAGCGGTCAAGCCTGACCATTCACCTGcgaatccacacaggggagaccCCATACCGTTGTCCTCAGTGCGGGAAATGTTTCCGACAGAGCTCAAACCTGCTGAAACACGAGCAGCTCCACGCCGGGGTGAAGCCTCACCTGTGTGCCGAATGCGGCAAGCGTTTTGCTCAGCGCTCAAACCTTCTCATTCACcagaggattcacactggggagatgCCTTACCTGTGTTCTGAATGTGGGCAGACATTCAGGCAGCACCGGAGTCTGCTCATCCACCAGAGGTTTCATAGAGGGTATCTCCTTTCTGGCTACAACTGCCCCGAGTGTGGGAAAAGTTTCATGCAGAGCTCCGACCTGGTGAAACACCTGagaatccacactggggagatGCCCTACAGTTGCCTACACTGTGGGAAAAACTTCCGCTATGTCTCCAACCTCAACCGGCACAacagaacccacacaggggaaaagCCGCACGCTTGCCGGCAATGTGGTGAATGCTTCAGCCACTTGTCCAGCCGAAACATGCACGAGAGGATCCACACGGGCGAGAGGCCCTACGAATGTGCCGAATGTGGAAAGGTGTTCATTTCCAGCTCGAAGCTTGCACGGCACCTGAGAACCCATGCCAATCAAGTGTCTTACATTTGCACAACGTGTGGGGAAAGCTTTGGTCAATATTCAAACCTTCTGAAACACAAACCGCTCCACAAAGCTCGGAGCTCCGGCTCAAAAGGAAAAGGGACGTGA